A single window of Malus sylvestris chromosome 5, drMalSylv7.2, whole genome shotgun sequence DNA harbors:
- the LOC126623970 gene encoding alkaline ceramidase, whose translation MADGISSFWGPVTSTIECCEKNYAYSSYIAEFYNTISNIPGILLALIGLINALRQRFEKRFGILHISNMILAIGSMLYHATLQHVQQQSDETPMVWEMLLYIYILYSPDWHYRTTMPTFLFLYGAVFAGVHSVVRFEIGFKVHYVILCLLCIPRMYKYYIYTQDVCAKRIAKLYVATLVIGSLCWLCDNIFCKEISGWMINPQGHALWHLFMGFNSYFANTFLMFCRAQQRGWSPRIVRLMGFLPYVKIEKPKTR comes from the exons ATGGCTGATGGAATATCAAGCTTCTGGGGTCCTGTCACATCAACGATTGAGTGTTGCGAAAAGAATTATGCCTACTCTTCTTATATTGCGGAATTTTACAACACTATATCAAACATTCCAGGCATTCTGTTGGCACTCATTGGCCTTATAAATGCCTTGAGGCAGCGGTTTGAGAAGAGATTTGGCATTCTTCACATATCTAATATGATTCTTGCCATTGGAAGCATGTTATACCATGCCACATTGCAACATGT GCAACAGCAGAGCGATGAGACTCCAATGGTTTGGGAGATGCTCCTTTACATATATATCCTCTACTCCCCAGATTGGCACTATAGGACTACAATGCCCACCTTCCTCTTCCTCTATGGTGCTGTTTTCGCAGGTGTTCATTCTGTGGTTCGTTTTGAGATTGGCTTTAAGGTGCACTACGTGATCTTGTGTCTTCTCTGCATACCTCGAATGTACAAGTACTACATATACACGCAAGATGTGTGTGCTAAGCGGATTGCAAAGCTGTATGTGGCCACCCTTGTTATAGGCAGTTTGTGTTGGCTCTGTGATAATATCTTCTGCAAAGAGATATCCGGTTGGATGATTAACCCGCAGGGTCATGCCTTGTGGCATTTGTTCATGGGTTTCAATTCCTACTTTGCAAACACTTTCTTGATGTTTTGCCGAGCCCAGCAGCGAGGATGGTCCCCCAGGATTGTTCGTCTTATGGGTTTTTTGCCCTATGTGAAGATTGAGAAACCAAAAACCCGATGA
- the LOC126623955 gene encoding phosphatidate cytidylyltransferase 1-like: protein MPGDNSVGSPPTPRSPTARLRHRRRSAEALPDVSKANGGSLLVNDRNKYRSMLVRAYSSVWMIGGFALIIYLGHLCITAMVVVIQIFMAKELFNLLRKAHEDKHLPGFRILNWHFFFTAMLFVYGRILSQRLVNTVTSDKVLYKLVSSLIKYHMVVCYFLYIAGFMWFILTLKKKMYKYQFGQYAWTHMILITVFTQSSFFVANIFEGIFWFLLPASLIVINDIAAYICGFFFGKTPLIKISPKKTWEGFIGASVITIISAFLLANIMGRFQWLTCPRGDLSTGWLDCDPGPLFKPEYYTFPEWLPHWFPWKGISILPVQWHALCLGLFSSIIAPFGGFFASGFKRAFKVKDFGDSIPGHGGITDRMDCQMVMAIFAYIYHQSFIVPQSLSVDMIIDQILMNLTLEQQQILFEKLKQVLQDRLVG, encoded by the exons ATGCCAGGAGACAATAGTGTTGGCAGCCCACCAACCCCAAGGTCCCCAACTGCTCGACTTCGGCATCGTAGACGCTCAGCTGAG GCTCTTCCCGATGTTAGTAAAGCAAATGGAGGCAGTTTACTGGTTAATGACCGTAATAAATACAGGTCAATGTTGGTACGTGCATACTCTTCTGTTTGGATGATTGGAGGTTTTGCATTGATTATATATCTGGGTCATCTCTGCATCACTGCCATGGTGGTGGTTATCCAAATCTTTATGGCAAAGGAGCTGTTTAATCTACTCAGGAAAGCTCATGAAGATAAGCACCTACCGGGATTCAGGATTCTAAATTG GCACTTTTTCTTCACTGCGATGCTGTTTGTTTACGGTCGCATACTCAGTCAACGGCTTGTCAACACTGTAACTTCAGATAAAGTGTTATATAAGCTTGTCAGCAGTCTTATCAAGTATCATATGGTTGTCTGTTATTTCTTGTACATCGCAG GATTTATGTGGTTCATTCTTACACTAAAGAAGAAGATGTACAAGTATCAGTTTGGCCAGTATGCGTGGACGCACATGATTCTAATTACTGTGTTTACCCAGTCCTCTTTCTTTGTAGCAAACATCTTTGAAGGAATTTTCTG GTTTCTTCTTCCAGCTTCACTTATCGTAATCAATGACATTGCTGCTTATATTTGTGGTTTCTTTTTTGGAAAAACCCCTTTGATCAAGATATCACCAAAGAAAACTTGGGAGGGATTCATTGGAGCGTCAGTTATAACTATCATATCAGCATTTTTG CTTGCAAATATCATGGGTCGTTTCCAGTGGCTAACGTGTCCAAGAGGG GATTTATCGACTGGTTGGCTTGATTGTGATCCTGGCCCATTGTTTAAGCCAGAGTATTATACTTTTCCAGAATGGCTCCCTCACTGG TTTCCTTGGAAAGGGATTTCAATTTTGCCAGTTCAATGGCATGCGTTATGTCTTGGTTTGTTTTCATCGATAATAGCTCCATTTGGAGGCTTCTTTGCAAGTGGCTTTAAAAGGGCTTTTAAAGTCAAG GATTTTGGTGATAGTATCCCGGGGCATGGTGGAATCACAGACAGAATGGATTGCCAG ATGGTGATGGCGATCTTTGCTTATATCTATCACCAGTCTTTCATTGTCCCTCAGAGCCTCTCAGTTGATATGATCATAGACCAG ATTTTGATGAACCTTACGCTCGAGCAGCAGCAAATTCTATTTGAGAAGCTTAAACAAGTCTTGCAGGATAGGCTGGTCGGATAA